A genomic window from Streptomyces sp. NBC_00234 includes:
- a CDS encoding ATP-dependent helicase, with protein sequence MSSSSSTRHSPHRQARRGTPGAYRLVRTPPGSVGSPLLDAAQRAVVDHDGGPLLVLAGPGTGKTTTLVEAVAAKVSAGTDPARILVLTFSRKAAVELRDRMAARLGAARGPQATTFHSYCYALVRAHQDADLFADPLRLLSGPEQDVTVRELLAGQVDLERQGLAHVRWPDELRACLTTRGFADEVRAVLARSRELGLGPDALAAFARRTGRPDWSAAAQFLAEYLDVLDAQGVLDYAELVHRAVLLAERPEVSALLAQQYDAVFVDEYQDTDPSQVRLLRALAGNRGRLPGAGGGRTLVAFGDPDQSIYTFRGADVNGILDFPDAFPRADGAPAPVAVLTTSRRSGAALLDATRLLTRRMPLTRLPSDKVRAHRELTAAREGGRVETYTYPTASAELDNIADLLRRAHLEDGVPWNEMAVLVRAGGRSIPSVRRALTSAGVPLEVDGDDLPLRHEPAVAPLLTALRTVATAALNQPVPEAPADEAPADDPSDETESGRAGEPGEPGHDAVTGTAGPLTWLDTETALTLLTSPLGSMDAADLRRLGRALRDEERAGGNRVPPPSGELLARALAEPERLVAHDPAYARGAQRLGALLRKARELLEGGGTAEEALWVLWDGTPWPGRLERSALRGGSAGRNADRDLDAVCALFDTAARAEERTGGRGALNFLEEIDAQDIAADTLSRRVVRPDAVRLMTAHRSKGLEWRFVVVAGVQEGLWPDLRRRGSLLEADRIGRDGLAEPLTPGALLAEERRLFYVAATRARDRLVVTAVKAPADDGDQPSRFLSELGAEPKDVTGRPRRPLAVAALVAELRATTVDPAASGTLREAAAHRLARLAALTDEEGQPLVPAAHPYRWWGLDEPTRSAVPLRDRDHPVALSGSALDQLANTCALQWFLGREVKADAPATAAQGFGNVVHVLADEVASGRTPADLAVLMERLDSVWNGLAFDAPWKSQQEKDHARAALERFLRWHVMDRTGRTPAASEHDFDVTLEAGEYAVRIRGSMDRVEQDADGRAYVVDFKTGKAAPTRDEVAAHPQLAVYQLAVREGALDEVFDGHRPESGGAELVQLRQPAPKKEGGDALPRVQAQEPLSGEWVSDLLATAAGRVLDERFTPSTGQHCTHCTFRASCSAQPEGRQVLD encoded by the coding sequence GTGAGCTCCTCCTCTTCCACCCGGCACAGTCCGCACCGCCAGGCCAGGCGGGGGACCCCGGGTGCGTACCGACTGGTGCGCACCCCGCCGGGCTCCGTGGGCTCCCCTCTCCTGGACGCAGCGCAGCGCGCCGTGGTTGACCACGACGGAGGGCCGCTCCTGGTCCTCGCGGGACCCGGTACGGGCAAGACCACGACCCTCGTCGAGGCTGTCGCGGCCAAGGTGTCCGCGGGGACCGATCCGGCGCGCATCCTCGTCCTCACCTTCAGCCGCAAGGCCGCGGTGGAGCTCCGCGACCGGATGGCGGCCCGTCTCGGCGCCGCCCGGGGACCGCAGGCCACCACGTTCCACTCCTACTGTTACGCACTGGTCCGCGCCCACCAGGACGCCGATCTGTTCGCCGACCCGCTGCGTCTGCTCTCCGGCCCGGAGCAGGACGTGACCGTCCGTGAGCTGCTCGCGGGCCAGGTCGACCTGGAGCGGCAGGGCCTCGCCCATGTGCGCTGGCCCGACGAACTGCGCGCCTGTCTGACCACGCGTGGCTTCGCCGACGAGGTGCGGGCCGTGCTGGCGCGGAGCCGGGAGCTGGGCCTCGGCCCGGACGCCCTCGCCGCCTTCGCACGGCGCACGGGCCGCCCCGACTGGAGCGCCGCCGCGCAGTTCCTCGCCGAATACCTGGACGTCCTGGACGCGCAGGGGGTCCTGGACTACGCGGAGCTGGTCCACCGGGCCGTGCTCCTCGCGGAACGCCCCGAGGTGTCGGCCCTGCTGGCGCAGCAGTACGACGCGGTGTTCGTCGACGAGTACCAGGACACGGACCCCTCGCAGGTACGGCTGCTGCGCGCGCTGGCCGGGAACCGGGGGCGCCTCCCGGGCGCCGGCGGTGGCCGGACCCTGGTCGCGTTCGGCGACCCGGACCAGTCGATCTACACGTTCCGGGGCGCCGACGTGAACGGCATCCTCGACTTCCCGGACGCCTTCCCGCGCGCCGACGGAGCGCCCGCGCCCGTCGCCGTCCTCACCACGTCGCGCCGCTCCGGGGCCGCACTGCTCGATGCCACCCGGCTGCTCACCCGCCGGATGCCGCTCACCCGGCTGCCCTCCGACAAGGTGCGCGCCCACCGTGAGCTCACCGCGGCCCGGGAGGGCGGCCGGGTCGAGACGTACACCTACCCGACCGCGTCGGCGGAGCTCGACAACATCGCCGACCTGCTGCGACGCGCGCACCTGGAGGACGGTGTGCCGTGGAACGAGATGGCGGTGCTGGTACGCGCCGGAGGCCGCTCGATCCCCTCCGTGCGCCGTGCCCTCACCTCCGCCGGAGTGCCCCTGGAAGTGGACGGCGACGATCTTCCGCTGCGCCACGAACCCGCGGTCGCACCGCTTCTGACAGCGCTCCGTACCGTCGCCACGGCCGCCCTGAACCAGCCCGTGCCCGAGGCTCCGGCGGACGAGGCGCCCGCCGACGACCCGTCCGACGAGACGGAATCCGGCCGAGCCGGGGAGCCGGGGGAGCCCGGGCACGATGCCGTCACGGGGACCGCCGGTCCGCTGACCTGGCTCGACACCGAGACCGCCCTCACCCTCCTCACCTCGCCCCTCGGCTCCATGGACGCCGCCGACCTGCGCCGTCTCGGCCGCGCTCTGCGCGACGAGGAGCGCGCCGGAGGTAACCGCGTACCGCCGCCCTCCGGCGAGCTGCTGGCCCGGGCGCTCGCCGAGCCCGAACGCCTGGTCGCGCACGACCCCGCGTACGCCCGTGGCGCCCAGCGCCTCGGCGCCCTCCTGCGCAAGGCGCGTGAACTCCTCGAAGGCGGCGGCACCGCCGAGGAGGCCCTCTGGGTGCTGTGGGACGGCACCCCGTGGCCCGGCCGGCTCGAACGGTCCGCCCTGCGCGGCGGTTCCGCGGGCCGCAACGCCGACCGGGACCTCGACGCCGTCTGCGCACTCTTCGACACCGCAGCCCGCGCCGAGGAGCGCACCGGCGGGCGCGGCGCACTCAACTTCCTGGAGGAGATCGACGCCCAGGACATCGCCGCGGACACCCTCTCCAGACGTGTGGTGCGCCCCGACGCCGTACGCCTCATGACGGCGCACCGTTCCAAGGGCCTGGAGTGGCGCTTCGTCGTCGTCGCCGGAGTGCAGGAGGGCCTCTGGCCCGACCTGCGCCGCCGTGGATCGCTCCTCGAAGCGGACCGGATCGGCCGCGACGGCCTCGCCGAACCCCTGACCCCGGGAGCGCTCCTCGCCGAGGAACGCAGGCTCTTCTACGTCGCGGCGACCCGTGCCCGGGACCGCCTCGTCGTCACGGCGGTCAAGGCCCCGGCCGACGACGGCGACCAGCCGTCCCGGTTCCTCAGCGAGCTCGGTGCCGAGCCCAAGGACGTCACCGGTCGCCCGCGCCGCCCCCTGGCCGTCGCCGCGCTGGTCGCCGAGCTCCGCGCCACCACCGTCGACCCCGCGGCCTCCGGCACCCTGCGCGAGGCCGCGGCCCACCGGCTCGCCCGCCTGGCCGCGCTGACCGACGAGGAGGGCCAGCCGCTCGTCCCGGCGGCTCACCCGTACCGCTGGTGGGGCCTCGACGAGCCGACCCGCTCCGCCGTCCCGCTGCGCGACCGGGACCACCCCGTCGCCCTGTCCGGCAGCGCACTCGACCAACTGGCCAACACCTGCGCGCTCCAGTGGTTCCTGGGCCGTGAGGTGAAGGCGGACGCCCCGGCGACCGCCGCCCAGGGCTTCGGGAACGTCGTCCACGTACTCGCCGACGAGGTCGCCTCCGGCCGGACCCCCGCCGATCTGGCCGTCCTGATGGAGCGCCTGGACTCCGTGTGGAACGGGCTGGCCTTCGACGCGCCCTGGAAGTCGCAGCAGGAGAAGGACCACGCACGCGCCGCACTCGAACGCTTCCTGCGCTGGCACGTCATGGACCGCACCGGCCGCACCCCCGCCGCCAGCGAGCACGATTTCGACGTGACGCTCGAAGCGGGGGAGTACGCGGTACGCATCCGGGGCTCCATGGACCGCGTCGAACAGGATGCCGACGGCCGGGCCTACGTCGTCGACTTCAAGACCGGGAAGGCGGCACCGACCAGGGACGAGGTGGCCGCCCACCCGCAGCTCGCCGTGTACCAGCTGGCCGTGCGGGAAGGCGCCCTCGACGAGGTCTTCGACGGGCACCGGCCGGAATCCGGCGGCGCCGAACTCGTACAGCTGCGTCAGCCGGCCCCCAAGAAGGAGGGCGGCGACGCCCTTCCCCGGGTGCAGGCCCAGGAACCCCTGTCGGGGGAGTGGGTCTCCGACCTGCTGGCGACGGCGGCGGGACGGGTCCTGGACGAACGGTTCACGCCCTCGACCGGCCAGCACTGCACGCACTGCACCTTCCGCGCCTCGTGCAGCGCGCAGCCCGAGGGCCGCCAGGTCCTGGACTGA
- a CDS encoding dipeptidase: MSDTPDSAVRTYVETHRAAFLEDLAAWLRIPSVSAQPEHDGDVRSSAEWLSAKLGETGFPVTEIWETPGAPAVFAEWPSDDPDAPTVLVYGHHDVQPAAREDGWHTDPFEPVIRDGRMYGRGAADDKGQVFFHTLGVRAHLAATGRSTPAVHLKLLIEGEEESGSPNFRALAEQHAARLAADAVIVSDTGMWDETTPTVCTGMRGLAECEIELHGPGQDIHSGSFGGAVPNPATAVARLVAALHDADGRVTVPGFYDGVTELTDTERALFAELPFDEDTWLRTAKSQAASGEAGYSTLERIWARPTAEVNGIGGGYQGAGSKTIIPSSALVKLSFRLVAGQHPDHIERSVRKWAEAQIPQGIRHRITFSPATRPCLTPLDHPALQAVTRAMGRAFGKKILFTREGGSGPAADLQDVLGAPVLFLGISVPSDGWHAPDEKVEIDLLFKGVETAAHLWGELAAALR; this comes from the coding sequence ATGAGCGACACCCCGGACAGCGCCGTCCGTACGTACGTGGAGACGCACCGCGCGGCCTTTCTCGAAGACCTCGCGGCCTGGCTGCGCATCCCTTCCGTCTCCGCCCAGCCGGAGCACGACGGGGACGTACGGAGCAGTGCGGAGTGGCTGTCGGCCAAGCTCGGGGAGACCGGTTTCCCGGTCACCGAGATCTGGGAGACGCCCGGCGCCCCCGCCGTCTTCGCGGAGTGGCCGAGCGACGACCCGGACGCCCCGACCGTCCTCGTCTACGGCCACCACGACGTGCAGCCGGCGGCCCGCGAGGACGGCTGGCACACCGACCCGTTCGAACCGGTGATCCGCGACGGCAGGATGTACGGACGGGGCGCGGCCGACGACAAGGGCCAGGTGTTCTTCCACACACTCGGCGTCCGGGCCCACCTCGCCGCGACCGGCCGCTCCACCCCGGCCGTCCACCTCAAGCTCCTCATCGAGGGCGAGGAGGAGTCGGGCTCCCCGAACTTCCGCGCCCTGGCCGAACAGCACGCCGCCCGGCTCGCAGCCGACGCCGTGATCGTCTCCGACACCGGCATGTGGGACGAGACGACCCCGACCGTCTGCACCGGCATGCGCGGCCTCGCGGAGTGCGAGATCGAGCTGCACGGCCCCGGCCAGGACATCCACTCGGGCTCGTTCGGCGGCGCGGTGCCCAACCCCGCGACCGCCGTGGCCCGCCTCGTGGCCGCGCTCCACGACGCGGACGGACGCGTCACGGTCCCCGGCTTCTACGACGGTGTGACCGAGCTCACCGACACCGAGCGGGCCCTCTTCGCCGAGCTGCCCTTCGACGAGGACACCTGGCTGCGCACGGCCAAGTCGCAGGCCGCGTCGGGCGAGGCGGGCTACTCCACCCTGGAGCGGATCTGGGCCCGCCCCACCGCCGAGGTCAACGGCATCGGCGGCGGCTACCAGGGCGCCGGCAGCAAGACGATCATTCCGTCCTCCGCACTGGTGAAGCTCAGCTTCCGGCTGGTCGCCGGCCAGCACCCCGACCACATCGAGCGGTCCGTACGGAAGTGGGCCGAGGCGCAGATCCCGCAGGGCATCCGCCACCGCATCACCTTCTCGCCCGCCACCCGGCCGTGTCTGACTCCGCTCGACCACCCCGCCCTCCAGGCGGTGACCCGTGCGATGGGCCGCGCCTTCGGGAAGAAGATCCTCTTCACCCGTGAAGGCGGCTCGGGCCCCGCGGCCGACCTCCAGGACGTGCTCGGCGCGCCCGTTCTCTTCCTGGGCATTTCCGTACCGTCCGACGGCTGGCACGCCCCCGACGAGAAGGTCGAGATCGACCTCCTTTTCAAGGGTGTGGAGACCGCCGCCCATCTGTGGGGCGAGCTGGCCGCGGCACTCCGCTGA
- a CDS encoding ATP-dependent DNA helicase, translated as MSSRISDPEELKELLGIPFTPEQTACITAPPAPQVIVAGAGSGKTTVMAARVVWLVGTGQVAPEQVLGLTFTNKAAGELAERVRKALVAAGVTDPDAIDPDNPPGEPSISTYHAFAGRLLTEHGLRIGLEPTTRLLADATRYQLAARVLREAPGPYPALTRSFPTLVSDLLALDAELAEHLVRPEQLAEYDTELLRTLETAKLTNAELRKLPEAAGARRELLGLTLRYRAAKRSRDLLDFGDQIALSAELALTRPEVGALLRDEFRVVLLDEYQDTSVAQRLLLSALFGGHQEGAAGHAVTAVGDPCQAIYGWRGASVANLDDFPVHFPHADGTPATRYSLSENRRSGGRLLHLANGLADPLRAMHEGVEALRPAPGAEHDGTVRCALLRTHTEEIAWLADSIAHLVATGRAPGEIAVLCRTAGDFAEIQAALVDRDIPVEVVGLSGLLHLPEVADLVAVCEVLQDPGANASLVRLLTGPRWRIGPRDLALLGRRARLLVHHASQDDEDVDPDRRLAEAVEGVDPAEVISLADALDTFLEAGGAQDDGLPFSAEARIRFARLAAELRDLRRSLADPLMDVLHRVLATTGLEVELSASPQALAARRRETLGNFLDIAAGFASVDGEATLLAFLGYLRTAVQYEKGLDNALPGGENTVKVLTAHKSKGLEWDVVAVPGLVTGQFPSSQTRDSWTSQSKVLPHALRGDTATLPVVHSWDARGLKAFKEEMKEHQHTEELRLGYVTFTRPRTLLLGSGHWWGPSQKKTRGPSDFLDALYEHCAAGYGEIEVWADEPAEDEENPALQEKDADQAWPLPLDAEAMTRRRAARDTVLAHLEALAAVGPVPDVYDARPPAAVHAEPDSAYGEADAPYDDPYPDGESEPYADEAVDWDTLATEPPTTAPAPPPTPKPEPAPHIPAAREPVDLTPEDSRTLASWDRDLEALAGELRRARATVRDVVVPASLSATQLLHLAEDPDGFARELARPMPRPPQPAARRGTRFHAWVESRYEELPLPMLGPDELPGGDGSDAEIADEHDLAELKEAFERTEYARRTPYRVETPFQISLAGRVIRGRIDAVYRTGDTYEIVDWKTSRNRTADPLQLAVYRLAWAELHGLPLDSVTATFLYVRSGETVHPRNLPGRAELERILLDEPSPQGISGPPGTVPPVAQPGTHARGGGRKPK; from the coding sequence GTGTCCTCACGTATCAGCGATCCCGAGGAGCTCAAGGAGCTTCTCGGGATTCCGTTCACCCCGGAGCAGACGGCCTGCATCACCGCGCCGCCCGCCCCGCAGGTGATCGTGGCCGGAGCCGGGTCCGGGAAGACCACGGTGATGGCGGCGCGCGTGGTGTGGCTGGTCGGCACCGGCCAGGTGGCGCCCGAGCAGGTCCTGGGGCTCACCTTCACGAACAAGGCGGCGGGCGAGCTCGCCGAGCGGGTCCGCAAGGCCCTGGTGGCCGCCGGGGTCACCGACCCGGACGCCATCGACCCGGACAACCCTCCCGGCGAACCGAGCATCTCGACGTACCACGCGTTCGCAGGCCGCCTGCTCACCGAGCACGGGCTGCGCATCGGCCTCGAACCCACCACGCGCCTCCTCGCCGACGCCACCCGCTACCAGCTCGCGGCCCGGGTGCTGCGCGAGGCGCCCGGTCCCTATCCGGCCCTGACCCGGTCGTTCCCCACGCTGGTCAGCGATCTGCTGGCGCTCGACGCGGAGCTCGCCGAACATCTCGTACGCCCCGAGCAGCTCGCGGAGTACGACACCGAACTGCTGCGCACGCTCGAAACGGCCAAGCTCACCAACGCCGAGCTCCGCAAGCTCCCCGAAGCCGCCGGGGCCCGGCGCGAGCTGCTCGGCCTGACCCTGCGCTACCGGGCGGCCAAACGCAGCCGTGACCTCCTCGACTTCGGGGACCAGATCGCGCTCTCCGCCGAGCTGGCGCTCACCCGGCCCGAGGTCGGCGCCCTCCTGCGCGACGAGTTCCGGGTCGTCCTGCTCGACGAGTACCAGGACACGTCCGTCGCCCAGCGGCTGCTGCTCTCCGCACTGTTCGGCGGCCACCAGGAGGGAGCGGCGGGCCACGCCGTGACCGCCGTGGGCGACCCGTGCCAGGCGATCTACGGCTGGCGGGGCGCCTCCGTGGCGAACCTCGACGACTTCCCCGTCCACTTCCCGCATGCCGACGGCACCCCCGCCACCCGCTACTCGCTCAGCGAGAACCGGCGCAGCGGCGGCCGTCTCCTCCACCTGGCCAACGGCCTCGCCGACCCGCTGCGCGCCATGCACGAAGGCGTCGAGGCACTGCGTCCCGCCCCCGGCGCCGAGCACGACGGCACCGTCCGCTGCGCCCTGCTCCGCACGCACACCGAGGAGATCGCGTGGCTCGCCGACTCGATCGCCCATCTCGTGGCGACGGGGAGGGCGCCCGGCGAGATCGCCGTCCTGTGCCGCACCGCCGGTGACTTCGCCGAGATCCAGGCCGCACTGGTCGACCGCGACATCCCGGTCGAGGTCGTCGGCCTCTCCGGACTGCTGCACCTCCCCGAGGTTGCCGACCTCGTCGCCGTCTGCGAGGTTCTTCAGGACCCCGGGGCCAACGCCTCCCTGGTCCGGCTGCTCACCGGACCGCGCTGGCGGATCGGCCCCCGCGACCTCGCCCTCCTCGGCCGCCGGGCGCGTCTCCTCGTGCACCACGCCTCCCAGGACGACGAGGACGTCGACCCCGACCGCCGGCTCGCCGAAGCCGTCGAGGGCGTCGACCCGGCCGAGGTGATCTCCCTCGCGGACGCGCTCGACACCTTCCTGGAGGCGGGCGGCGCCCAGGACGACGGACTGCCGTTCTCCGCCGAGGCCCGCATCCGCTTCGCCCGGCTCGCCGCCGAACTGCGCGACCTGCGCCGCTCGCTGGCCGACCCGCTCATGGACGTGCTGCACCGCGTCCTCGCCACCACCGGTCTCGAGGTCGAGCTCTCCGCGTCACCGCAGGCCCTGGCCGCACGCCGCCGGGAGACCCTGGGCAACTTCCTGGACATAGCGGCAGGCTTCGCCTCGGTCGACGGTGAGGCCACCCTCCTCGCCTTCCTCGGCTACCTGCGCACGGCCGTGCAGTACGAGAAGGGCCTCGACAACGCGCTGCCGGGCGGCGAGAACACCGTCAAGGTCCTCACCGCGCACAAGTCCAAGGGCCTCGAATGGGATGTCGTCGCGGTGCCCGGGCTGGTCACCGGCCAGTTTCCGAGCAGCCAGACCCGGGACTCCTGGACCTCCCAGTCCAAGGTCCTGCCGCACGCCCTGCGTGGTGACACGGCCACGCTTCCGGTCGTCCACTCCTGGGACGCCAGGGGACTGAAGGCGTTCAAGGAGGAGATGAAGGAGCATCAGCACACCGAGGAGCTCCGCCTCGGGTACGTCACCTTCACGCGCCCGCGCACGCTGCTGCTCGGCTCCGGGCACTGGTGGGGGCCGTCCCAGAAGAAGACGCGCGGCCCGTCCGACTTCCTGGACGCGCTGTACGAGCACTGCGCCGCCGGATACGGGGAGATCGAGGTCTGGGCCGACGAACCGGCCGAGGACGAGGAGAACCCCGCCCTCCAGGAGAAGGACGCCGACCAGGCGTGGCCGCTGCCCCTGGACGCGGAGGCCATGACCCGCCGCCGCGCGGCCAGGGACACGGTGCTGGCCCACCTGGAAGCACTGGCCGCCGTCGGCCCCGTACCGGACGTGTACGACGCCCGGCCGCCGGCCGCTGTGCACGCGGAGCCCGACAGTGCGTACGGCGAGGCGGACGCCCCCTACGACGACCCGTACCCGGACGGGGAGAGCGAGCCGTACGCGGACGAGGCCGTGGACTGGGACACCCTCGCCACCGAACCGCCCACGACCGCACCGGCACCGCCCCCGACCCCGAAGCCGGAACCGGCCCCCCACATCCCCGCGGCCCGCGAGCCCGTGGACCTCACCCCCGAGGACTCCCGCACCCTCGCCTCGTGGGACCGCGATCTCGAAGCCCTCGCCGGAGAGCTGCGCCGTGCCCGCGCCACCGTGCGCGACGTCGTCGTCCCCGCCTCGCTCTCCGCCACGCAACTGCTGCACCTGGCCGAGGACCCCGACGGCTTCGCCCGGGAGCTGGCCCGCCCCATGCCACGGCCGCCCCAGCCGGCCGCCCGCAGGGGCACGCGCTTCCACGCCTGGGTGGAGTCCCGCTACGAGGAACTGCCGCTGCCCATGCTCGGCCCCGACGAGCTCCCCGGCGGCGACGGGAGCGACGCCGAGATCGCCGACGAGCACGACCTCGCGGAGCTCAAGGAGGCATTCGAGCGCACGGAGTACGCCCGCCGTACCCCCTACCGCGTCGAGACGCCCTTCCAGATAAGCCTCGCGGGCCGGGTGATCCGCGGCCGGATCGACGCGGTCTACCGCACAGGTGACACGTACGAGATCGTCGACTGGAAGACCAGCCGCAACCGGACCGCCGATCCGCTCCAGCTCGCCGTCTACCGCCTCGCCTGGGCGGAGCTCCACGGGCTGCCGCTCGACTCGGTCACGGCCACCTTCCTCTACGTGCGCAGCGGAGAGACCGTCCACCCCAGGAACCTGCCGGGCCGTGCCGAGCTGGAACGGATCCTGCTCGACGAGCCTTCTCCGCAGGGCATCAGCGGCCCGCCCGGCACGGTTCCCCCCGTCGCGCAGCCCGGCACGCACGCTCGCGGCGGTGGCCGAAAGCCCAAGTAG
- the nudC gene encoding NAD(+) diphosphatase has translation MSTFDNATADRPIGLTAPSGIDRAAHHRLDEAWLAAAWSHPTTRVFVVSGGQVLIDDTADGGTEIVMTQAFEAPVTETHRYFLGTDEEGVSYFALQKDSLPGRMDQSARPAGLREAGLLLGARDAGLMVHAVALENWQRLHRFCSRCGERTVIAAAGHIRRCQACGAEHYPRTDPAVIMLVTDDQDRALLGRQVHWPEGRFSTLAGFVEPGESIEQSVAREVFEEAGITVGEVEYIASQPWPFPSSLMLGFMARATTSEINVDGEEIEEARWFSREDLTAAFESGEVMPPFGISIAARLIELWYGKPLPRPRSTV, from the coding sequence GTGAGCACCTTCGACAACGCGACCGCAGACCGACCCATCGGTCTCACCGCACCGAGCGGCATCGACCGCGCCGCCCACCACCGCCTCGACGAGGCATGGCTGGCCGCAGCCTGGAGCCACCCGACGACCAGGGTCTTCGTCGTGTCCGGCGGCCAGGTGCTGATCGACGACACGGCCGACGGCGGCACCGAGATCGTGATGACCCAGGCGTTCGAGGCACCGGTCACCGAGACTCACCGCTACTTCCTCGGTACCGACGAGGAAGGCGTCAGCTACTTCGCGCTCCAGAAGGACTCCCTGCCCGGCCGCATGGACCAGTCGGCCCGCCCGGCTGGTCTGCGCGAGGCGGGGCTCCTGCTCGGCGCACGGGACGCCGGACTCATGGTCCATGCGGTGGCCCTGGAGAACTGGCAGCGTCTGCACCGCTTCTGCTCCCGCTGCGGCGAGCGCACCGTCATCGCGGCGGCCGGCCACATCCGCCGCTGCCAGGCGTGCGGCGCCGAGCACTACCCGCGTACCGACCCCGCGGTGATCATGCTGGTCACGGACGACCAGGACCGGGCCCTGCTGGGCCGCCAGGTGCACTGGCCCGAAGGCCGCTTCTCGACGCTCGCGGGCTTCGTCGAGCCGGGGGAGTCGATCGAGCAGTCGGTGGCGCGCGAGGTCTTCGAGGAGGCGGGCATCACGGTCGGCGAGGTCGAGTACATCGCCAGCCAGCCCTGGCCGTTCCCGTCGAGCCTGATGCTCGGCTTCATGGCGCGGGCCACCACGTCGGAGATCAACGTCGACGGCGAGGAGATCGAGGAGGCCCGCTGGTTCTCCCGCGAGGACCTGACGGCCGCCTTCGAGTCGGGCGAGGTCATGCCGCCCTTCGGCATCTCGATCGCCGCCCGGCTCATCGAGCTCTGGTACGGCAAGCCGCTCCCGAGGCCGCGCAGCACGGTCTGA
- a CDS encoding mycoredoxin, producing the protein MQGTVTMYSTTWCGYCRRLKGQMDREGIAYTEINIEQDPESAAFVEKANGGNQTVPTVLFPDGSTLTNPSLAQVKQKVGV; encoded by the coding sequence ATGCAGGGCACTGTGACGATGTACAGCACCACATGGTGCGGCTACTGCCGTCGCCTCAAGGGTCAGATGGACCGCGAGGGCATCGCCTACACCGAGATCAACATCGAGCAGGACCCCGAGTCCGCGGCGTTCGTCGAGAAGGCGAATGGCGGAAACCAGACGGTGCCGACCGTGCTGTTCCCCGACGGTTCGACCCTGACGAACCCCTCGCTGGCCCAGGTCAAGCAGAAGGTCGGCGTCTGA